The following coding sequences lie in one Saccopteryx bilineata isolate mSacBil1 chromosome X, mSacBil1_pri_phased_curated, whole genome shotgun sequence genomic window:
- the FOXP3 gene encoding forkhead box protein P3 encodes MYNSFSLCLHSLTSDKDPMPNPRPAKPLAPSLVLTPSPGASSSWRAAPKSSDVLGAKGSGATFQGRDLRGGAHASSSSLNPMPPSQLQLPTVPLVMVAPSGARLGPSPHLQALLQDRPHFVHQLSTVDAHARTPVLQMRPLDSPAMISLPPPTAATGVFSLKARPGLPPGINVASLEWVSREPALLCTFPSSSAPRKDSTLSTVPQGSYSLLANGVCKWPRCEKVFKEPEDFLKHCQADHLLDEKGRAECLLQREVVQSLEQQLVLEKEKLGAMQAHLAEKMALTKASSMVSSDKASCCIVAAGTPGTTTPAWPGPQEGPNGLFAVRRHLWGSHGHSTFPEFFHNMDYFKFHNMRPPFTYATLIRWAILEAPEKQRTLNEIYHWFTRMFAFFRNHPATWKNAIRHNLSLHKCFVRVESEKGAVWTVDEFEFRKKRSQRPSRCSNPIPGP; translated from the exons ATGTACAACTCCTTCTCCCTATGTCTCCACAGCCTGACCTCAGACAAGGACCCAATGCCCAACCCCAGGCCAGCCAAGCCCTTGGCCCCTTCCTTGGTGCTCACCCCATCCCCAGGGGCCTCATCCAGCTGGAGGGCTGCACCCAAGTCCTCAGACGTACTGGGAGCCAAAGGCTCGGGGGCAACCTTCCAGGGCCGGGACCTTCGAGGTGGGGCccatgcctcctcctccagcttgAACCCcatgccaccatcacagctgcag ctACCCACAGTGCCCCTTGTCATGGTGGCACCCTCTGGAGCACGGCTGGGTCCTTCGCCCCACTTGCAGGCACTCCTCCAAGACAGGCCACACTTCGTGCACCAG CTCTCAACAGTGGATGCCCATGCCCGCACCCCCGTGCTGCAGATGCGCCCACTGGACAGCCCAGCTATGATCAGCCTTCCACCACCAACTGCTGCAACTGGAGTCTTCTCTCTCAAGGCCCGGCCTGGCCTGCCACCTG GGATCAATGTGGCCAGCCTGGAGTGGGTATCCAGGGAACCAGCACTGCTCTGCACTTTCCCAAGCTCCAGTGCACCCAGGAAAGACAG CACCCTTTCGACTGTGCCCCAGGGCTCCTACTCACTGCTGGCAAATGGTGTCTGCAAGTGGCCCAGGTGTGAGAAGGTCTTCAAGGAGCCAGAGGACTTCCTCAA GCACTGCCAGGCAGACCATCTCCTGGATGAAAAGGGCAGGGCAGAGTGTCTTCTCCAGAGGGAGGTGGTGCAGTCTCTGGAGCAGCAG ctagtgctggagaaggagaagcTGGGTGCCATGCAGGCCCACCTGGCTGAGAAGATGGCCCTGACCAAGGCTTCATCCATG gtgtCATCTGACAAGGCCTCCTGCTGCATTGTAGCTGCTGGCACTCCTGGCACTACCACTCCAGCCTGGCCTGGCCCCCAGGAGGGCCCTAATGGCCTGTTTGCTGTGCGGAGGCACCTCTGGGGCAGCCATGGACACAGCACATTCCCAG AATTCTTCCACAACATGGACTACTTCAAGTTCCACAACATGCGGCCCCCATTCACCTACGCCACCCTCATCCGCTGG GCCATCCTGGAGGCTCCCGAGAAGCAGAGGACACTCAATGAGATCTACCACTGGTTTACACGTATGTTTGCCTTCTTCAGAAACCACCCTGCCACCTGGAAG AACGCCATCCGCCACAACCTGAGCCTGCACAAGTGCTTCGTGCGAGTGGAGAGTGAAAAGGGGGCTGTGTGGACCGTGGATGAGTTTGAGTTCCGCAAGAAGAGGAGCCAGAGGCCCAGCAGGTGTTCCAACCCCATCCCTGGCCCCTGA
- the CCDC22 gene encoding coiled-coil domain-containing protein 22 — MEEADRILIHSLRQAGTAVPPEVQTLRAFTTELVVEAVVRCLRVINPAVGSSLSPLLPLAMSARFRLAMSLAQACMDLGYPLELGYQNFLYPSEPDLRDLLLFLAERLPTDASTDADQPAGDSAILFRAIGSQIRDQLALPWVPPLLRTPKLQHLQGSASQKPFHASRLVLPDLSSKGELREFQASSLLLPAPTQVPQPARRVASLLECHAIQLCQHMGRDHPGDKDWVHGASRLPTQEDTRAHHQRLQKHLAEHLRQTWGQPGPPQQARDLGELLQAWGSGTKTSAPKGSRFTHSEKFTFHLEPEAQAAQVSDVLATSRWSEQDTLAAQEKELEALWEQLEGVNRNIEEVEANMKTLRTGLVQVETKCRQSELSMADREQALRLKSQAVELLPDGAANLAKLQLVVESSAQRVIHLAGQWEKHRVPLLSEYRNLRKLQDCRELESSRRLAEIQELHQSVRAAAEEARRKEELYKQLMSELETLPKDVSRLAYTQRILEIVGNIRKQKEEITKILSDTKELQKEINSLSGKLDRTFAVTDELVFKDAKKDDAVRKAYKYLAALHENCSQLIQTIEDTGTIMREVRDLEEQIETEMGKKTLSNLEKIQEDYRALRQENAGLLGRVRET, encoded by the exons ATGGAGGAGGCAGACCGAATCCTCATCCACTCGCTGCGCCAGGCCGGCAC GGCAGTTCCTCCAGAAGTGCAGACCCTGCGAGCTTTTACCACTGAGCTGGTTGTGGAAGCTGTTGTTCGCTGCCTGCGTGTGATTAACCCTGCTGTGGGCTCCAGCCTTAGCCCCCTCCTGCCTCTTGCCATGTCCGCCCGTTTCCGCCTGGCCATGAGCCTGGCTCAGGCCTGCATG GACCTAGGCTATCCTCTGGAGCTTGGCTATCAGAACTTCCTCTACCCCAGTGAGCCTGACCTCCGGGACCTGCTTCTCTTCTTGGCTGAGCGTCTACCTACTGATGCCTCCACGGATGCAGACCAGCCTGCAG GTGACTCAGCTATCCTTTTCCGGGCCATTGGGAGCCAAATTCGGGACCAGCTGGCCCTACCTTGGGTTCCACCCCTCCTTCGCACTCCTAAGCTACAGCACCTCCAG GGCTCGGCTTCCCAGAAGCCTTTCCATGCCAGTCGGCTGGTCCTACCTGACTTGAGTTCCAAAGGAG AGCTCCGGGAGTTCCAGGCAAGCTCCCTGTTACTACCAGCCCCTACCCAGGTGCCTCAGCCTGCTAGGAGGGTGGCCTCGCTCCTTGAATGCCATGCCATCCAGCTGTGCCAGCACATGGGCCGGGACCACCCTGGGGACAAGGACTGGGTCCACGGGGCATCCCGCCTCCCCACCCAG GAGGATACACGGGCTCATCACCAGCGGCTGCAGAAGCACCTGGCTGAGCACCTGCGTCAGACGTGGGGCCAGCCGGGACCCCCACAACAAGCTCGAGACCTGGGAGAGCTGCTGCAGGCCTGGGGTTCTGGGACCAAGACCAGCGCTCCCAAGGGCTCCCGCTTCACACATTCAGAGAAGTTCACCTTCCATCTG GAGCCTGAGGCCCAGGCAGCCCAGGTTTCAGATGTGCTAGCTACCTCCCGGTGGTCTGAACAG GACACGTTGGCAGCTCAGGAGAAAGAGCTGGAGGCCCTTTGGGAGCAGCTCGAGGGAGTGAACCGCAACATTGAAGAGGTTGAAGCCAACATGAAGACGTTGAGAACTGGCCTTGTGCAG GTGGAGACCAAGTGTCGGCAGAGTGAGCTCAGCATGGCGGACAGGGAGCAGGCCTTGCGACTGAAGAGCCAGGCGGTGGAGCTGCTGCCAGATGGGGCCGCCAACCTCGCCAAGCTGCAG CTCGTGGTAGAAAGTAGTGCACAGCGGGTTATCCATTTGGCTGGCCAGTGGGAAAAGCACAGGGTCCCGCTCCTTTCTGAGTACCGCAACCTCCGAAAGCTCCAGGATTGCAGAGAG CTGGAATCTTCTCGACGGCTGGCAGAGATCCAGGAGCTGCACCAGAGTGTTCGGGCAGCTGCCGAGGAGGCCCGCAGGAAGGAGGAGCTCTATAAGCAGCTG ATGTCTGAGCTGGAGACCCTGCCCAAAGACGTGTCCCGGCTGGCCTATACCCAGCGCATCCTTGAGATTGTGGGCAACATACggaagcagaaggaagagatCACTAAG ATCTTGTCTGACACAAAGGAGCTTCAGAAGGAAATCAACTCCCTGTCTGGGAAGCTGGACCGGACATTTGCAGTGACTGATGAGCTCGTGTTCAAG GATGCCAAGAAGGATGATGCTGTTCGGAAGGCCTACAAGTATCTAGCTGCTTTGCATGAG AACTGCAGCCAGCTTATCCAGACCATCGAGGACACGGGCACTATCATGCGggaggttcgagaccttgaggagCAG ATCGAGACGGAGATGGGCAAGAAAACTCTCAGCAACCTGGAGAAGATCCAAGAGGACTACCGGGCCCTTCGCCAGGAGAATGCTGGCCTCCTGGGCCGGGTCCGTGAGACCTGA